The stretch of DNA GCCAGATCACCGGCAGCTTCAAGCTGCGCGGCGCCACCAACGCGCTGATGTCGCTATCGCCAGAGGCCAAGGCGCACGGGGTGGTCGCCGTTTCCACCGGCAATCATGGCCGCGGGCTTGCCTATGCGGCTAAGGCGGAAGGCATACGCTGTATCATCTGCATGTCGAAGCTGGTGCCCTCGAATAAGGTTGAGGGCATCCGCACATTGGGTGCTGAAGTCCGCATCATTGGCAGCTCCCAGGACGAGGCTCAGCTCGAGGTCGATCGCCTGGTTGCGGAAGAGGGCATGACCATGGTGCCGCCCTTCGATGATGCTGCGATTATCGCGGGGCAGGGCACCCTCGGCCTTGAGATCGTGGAAGACGTTCCCGATATCGAGCTCGTGCTTGTCCCCCTATCGGGCGGCGGTCTTGCGGCCGGCATCGCTCGCGCGGTGAAGGCTCTCAAGCCGGGAACGCGGGTGATCGGTGTGTCGATGGCGAAAGGCGCCGCCATGCATGCAAGCCTCACCGCCGGCAAGCCGGTTCTGGTCGAGGAGGAAGAATCCCTGGCGGACTCGCTCGGCGGCGGCATTGGCCTTGCCAACCGTCACACCTTTCCGATGGCGCGCGAGCTGCTCGATGGCACCGTGCTGCTGAGCGAGGACGAGATTGCCGCCGGGATCACTCATGCCTATCGCGAGGAGCGCGAGATCATTGAAG from Rhodoligotrophos sp. CJ14 encodes:
- the eutB gene encoding hydroxyectoine utilization dehydratase EutB, with the protein product MMSSELVSLTDIEAARDQIAGKVLHTATMPSPSLSARAGVPVFLKMEHRQITGSFKLRGATNALMSLSPEAKAHGVVAVSTGNHGRGLAYAAKAEGIRCIICMSKLVPSNKVEGIRTLGAEVRIIGSSQDEAQLEVDRLVAEEGMTMVPPFDDAAIIAGQGTLGLEIVEDVPDIELVLVPLSGGGLAAGIARAVKALKPGTRVIGVSMAKGAAMHASLTAGKPVLVEEEESLADSLGGGIGLANRHTFPMARELLDGTVLLSEDEIAAGITHAYREEREIIEGSGAVGIGALLAGKVELRGPTVALLSGRNIDMDLHLRIISGKWPAGSANQERTA